Proteins encoded in a region of the Acidobacteriota bacterium genome:
- a CDS encoding helix-turn-helix transcriptional regulator encodes MDADQSRDGARKSIERELKRGTLELIVLHLLAPGEAYGYEIVSTLTAQSDGALTVTDGTLYPVLYRLERAGFVQVRWDTPDRGVPRKYYRLTPAGRTELAQLEHEWTTFATAMAKLLGNERS; translated from the coding sequence ATGGACGCTGACCAGAGCCGCGACGGCGCGCGGAAAAGCATCGAGCGGGAGCTGAAACGGGGCACGCTGGAGTTAATCGTGCTGCACCTGCTGGCCCCGGGCGAGGCCTACGGGTACGAGATCGTCTCCACGCTCACCGCACAGAGCGATGGCGCCCTGACGGTGACAGACGGCACGTTGTATCCGGTGCTGTATCGCCTGGAACGGGCCGGATTCGTCCAGGTGCGGTGGGACACACCCGACCGCGGCGTGCCCCGCAAGTACTACCGGCTCACCCCGGCTGGCCGCACCGAACTGGCCCAGCTGGAACACGAATGGACCACCTTTGCCACGGCAATGGCGAAGCTGCTAGGCAACGAGAGGAGCTGA